From a single Apium graveolens cultivar Ventura chromosome 2, ASM990537v1, whole genome shotgun sequence genomic region:
- the LOC141705391 gene encoding uncharacterized protein LOC141705391, whose amino-acid sequence MRRILVAVRENLQNMRKSSRVADENMLGDNGNGAALPILAHRPRHGWNGFTVICSIVRAPLALLSCLSHPRISSADGVWMSGEFGRISEMNHLMVNDSMRYAILM is encoded by the coding sequence AACCTGCAGAATATGAGGAAGAGTTCGCGAGTAGCAGACGAGAACATGCTTGGTGACAATGGAAATGGTGCTGCATTACCTATTTTAGCACACAGACCGCGACATGGCTGGAATGGATTTACTGTCATATGCAGTATTGTTCGAGCTCCTCTGGCACTGCTGTCTTGCCTATCGCATCCTCGTATTAGTAGTGCTGATGGAGTTTGGATGTCTGGGGAGTTCGGACGGATATCTGAGATGAATCATCTCATGGTTAATGACAGCATGCGTTATGCCATCCTAATGTAA